GATGAAGTTGATTCTGACTGCCCCGGTTGAGCACCTGGGGATCCCCGGCGACATCGTCGAGGTGAAGGACGGCTACGGCCGTAACTTCCTGCTGCCCCGTGGCCATGCGATCAGCTGGACCCGCGGTGCGGAGAAGCAGATCGAAGGCATCAAGCGGGCGCGTGACGCCCGTGAGATCCGCGGCACCGAGCACGCCGTCCAGATCCGTGAGCAGCTGGAGGCCCTCGAGGTCACCCTGCCTGCGCGCGCTGGCGAGGCCGGCAAGCTGTTCGGCGCGGTGACCTCGGCCGAGATCGTTCTCGCGGTGAAGAAGGCCGGTGGCCCGGCCCTCGACAAGCGTTCGATCGAGATCACGAAGCCGATCAAGACTGTTGGCAAGCACACCGTCGGCATCAAGCTGACTGCCGGTGTGGTCGCCCACATCAGTGTGGGTGTTGTCGCAGCCTGAGTTCGTTTCGGGAGCGCCGGTCGTCTTCGGACGGCTGGCGCTTCTGCGTTGTGGTGGCCGAGCCTGGCGCGTCCGCCGGAGATGCCGTTCTGAGTGATTCTGCCCACCCGCCGCACCCGCCGGATCACGTCCGAGGTCGAGGGCGGCGGCCTAGTCTTCTGCCGTGGCGACCTGGGCACCGGCCGAAGGCGACTATGCCGCCGAGGTCGCCGACGGGCGTCGCGACCCCAGCATGGACTCACTGCGGTTCATTGCGGTCGTCCTGGTCGTGTTGTTTCACTTCATGGCGTCGATCACGACCCGCGGTGGTGTCCTGGACAGCGCGTTCTACGCGACCTGGGCCCTGCGAGTGCCACTCCTGATCTTTGTCTCCGGTTGGTTCTCCAGCGCCGAGCCGCCCACCCGTCGCTCGATGATCCGGCTGCTGCAGTCGATCGTCGTGGTCTACCTGTTCTTCGAACTGCTGCAGCGGGTGCAGATCTACCTGATCAACGGCGACCTGCGGCTGGACTGGGACATGCCGATCTTCGGGATGTGGTTCCTGCTGACCATCGGTACTCTGCGGGTGATCCTTCCCTACCTCGTGCTGGTGCGCTGGTTCGGGCTGATCGCGATCGTGGCCTCGCTACTGGTGGGCTTCGCCGGCGGCGTCCAGTCGTTCTCGATCCAGCACAGCGTTGCCCTGATGCCGATCTTCCTGCTCGGTTGGTATGCCCGACAGTCCGGGCTGCGGGAGCGACTGCAGACACCTCTGGTCCGCCTCCTCGCCGTGGCCGTCCTGCTGGCATCCTTCGCGGCCGGCTGGGCGCTGGTCGGGACGCTCAATCAGCGGATGATCGGGATGCACTCCAGCTACCGGGGACACGTCCTCTTCGAACTCGGGATGCGCGTGGTGCTGCTGGCGTGGGCCGCACTGGTCGTGCTGGCCATGCTGGCGCTGATTCCGCGCGGCGCCATCCCGCTGGTGTCGATCTGTGGCGCGGGCAGCATGTTCGCCTATTTGCTGCATCAGCCGATCCAGCGGCAGTGGCGGAGCTGGGGAGGGCCGCAGGCGGTCGACGGCTACCTGGGTGTCGCACTGCTGGCGGCGGCGGCCGTGACTCTTGCCATCGTCTTGATGCTCCCCGCCGTGCGCCGTCCGTTGCGCTGGCTGGTCCAGCCGCGCTGGCTGTGGTTCATCCGGAAGGACGTGGTGCCGCCGTCCATGGCCCAACCGTCGCCCATCACTTCGGACCGCGCCGGCGACCGCTGAGCCGACCTCCCGGTGAGCGGTGTTGGCCGGTCGTTCTGCGGCGCTCCGGAGCGCTGCCGCCGACGCGGTGTGGTCCGCCGGTTAGGGTGTTCGAGTGAGCGTGGAGGACCAACATCGTGCCGAGGCACCCCGAGCCGGGCGGAAGACTCGGCACCGGGCGTCCCCGTTGGTGCCGGTGGCGGTGCTGCTCGCGCTGGCCCTGATCACGGCCAGCGCCCTCTACTTCCGTGCCTTGTCGACGCCGGTGCAGCGGACGGGACATCCCACGTCCACTGTCGCGGCGCTGCCGCTGCCGACGTCGGAGGCTTCGGCCGCCGCCGAGCCGAGCCCGTCGGTGTCGAGCCAGGACCCTCCATTGGCCACGGTGAAGGAGACACCGAGCCCATCGCCGGTGCCGAGTCCGTCCGCTCCGGCGAAGTCATCGGGCAAGTTCGCCACGGCCGCCGTGGACGTGGCTGCAGTGGGTGCGGCCGGGAAGCTGCACCGCTACAGCGTTCGGGTGGAGACCAGCCTCGGGCTGAAGCCGGACGCGGTGGGCCGCCTGATTGCCGGTGTGCTGAACGACCCGCGCAGCTGGGCCGGCTCCGGGGACGTCCG
The nucleotide sequence above comes from Propionicimonas paludicola. Encoded proteins:
- a CDS encoding acyltransferase family protein; the protein is MATWAPAEGDYAAEVADGRRDPSMDSLRFIAVVLVVLFHFMASITTRGGVLDSAFYATWALRVPLLIFVSGWFSSAEPPTRRSMIRLLQSIVVVYLFFELLQRVQIYLINGDLRLDWDMPIFGMWFLLTIGTLRVILPYLVLVRWFGLIAIVASLLVGFAGGVQSFSIQHSVALMPIFLLGWYARQSGLRERLQTPLVRLLAVAVLLASFAAGWALVGTLNQRMIGMHSSYRGHVLFELGMRVVLLAWAALVVLAMLALIPRGAIPLVSICGAGSMFAYLLHQPIQRQWRSWGGPQAVDGYLGVALLAAAAVTLAIVLMLPAVRRPLRWLVQPRWLWFIRKDVVPPSMAQPSPITSDRAGDR
- a CDS encoding DUF3152 domain-containing protein encodes the protein MSVEDQHRAEAPRAGRKTRHRASPLVPVAVLLALALITASALYFRALSTPVQRTGHPTSTVAALPLPTSEASAAAEPSPSVSSQDPPLATVKETPSPSPVPSPSAPAKSSGKFATAAVDVAAVGAAGKLHRYSVRVETSLGLKPDAVGRLIAGVLNDPRSWAGSGDVRFALVSDPKKAEFTISVASVPTAARTCQPVAGSCVKGASVLLDASAWSAAPAAFAGTGAWRAYLINRAAGLFLGEPAERCPKKGRPAPVMSDQSGNLGGCTANPWPNP
- the rplI gene encoding 50S ribosomal protein L9; this encodes MKLILTAPVEHLGIPGDIVEVKDGYGRNFLLPRGHAISWTRGAEKQIEGIKRARDAREIRGTEHAVQIREQLEALEVTLPARAGEAGKLFGAVTSAEIVLAVKKAGGPALDKRSIEITKPIKTVGKHTVGIKLTAGVVAHISVGVVAA